The Capsicum annuum cultivar UCD-10X-F1 chromosome 1, UCD10Xv1.1, whole genome shotgun sequence sequence tttattttatttttttaattttaaaaaaaaattaaaaaaaaattaatttttttttatccattaaaaagaatccacgcaactttttgatccattggaaattagtttgatctatgcttttaaaatttgattaatttttcatgagtatattcttaaaacattctcgTTCAATTCgttttttttttggtcatttttgacatattaagattgttttcatattttacctttaatattaattattttttcttcaaattaatttcaaatacaatagtaaacatcatttaataaatatattaaaataaaatagttattttaattgaCGGACGAGTAACTAAAAAGGAACGAAGAGAGTATACACTCCAcgctttttatcactttatttttatttttttaaaagattcacgttaactaaagcttttgtcagttttcagttgaaactgaagggatatataaacatcaaatattattattatattattaatagttagctTCTCATTTTGCCAACTCTACGTATACTTTATATGTCGGCATGTTGTCGTCTTCCTGTTTTtgcaatgataaatgatgatgcataaaGTGTTACGTACAAATGTTGAATGTTGATCAGGGGGGCTCAACCTTTTAGGAGAAAAGGCGACCGCctaagaccccaaaatttgaggggcctatttttgtttagtaataataaattacaaattttaagaaatatattaaatactatttatagaaaaaaaatttttatataaaaaaataaaatgcaaggcctccgtttgatttttgccttaggccaCAAATTTGTTTGAGCCGCCCCTGATGCTGATGATGACATTCtatgcttaataaaaaaataaaaaaataaaaagctactTACATTCGGctgacaaaatatttcatgtattcTAAGACATACTAAATGCTTAATTAGAATAgcgtttggttataaattttagtagtagattttaaaaaaaaaattctttaaatatttgtttgatcatgaaaaattaatctaattttaaaagcatagatcaaattaatttttaatgaatcaaaaaattgggtggattctttttaatggatcaaaaaaaaaaattaaaaagaaaattatttttttaaaaaaataaaataaaataaaaaacgacgtggccctctaataagctgccacgtggcaaggctatttttaaaaaccggctgttaaaaagtaatggcacgGATGAGCCAATTTTGTAACgacgatggcataaatgagcctaACTTTTAAcagatgacataaatgagtcatttctgatagttcagtggcatatttaaAGCCTTTTCTCAATATCCTATGGTGGTCTATAATAGCTGTAATTTTTTGGTCTTAAGTTTATTTGAATTCTATAATTTAGATAAAGCATAaatttatacataaaaatttgCTAAGCATCGAAGTTGGTTGGTTACACCTAAACATCGATATCAATTTTTAACAATAAGTTGTAGTCCCCTAATAAGGGCTAGAAATTCAGCTTAAATAGATGAATTACATGATAAACTATCAGCAAAATTCACTTGTCAGTGACCTTGTGAGTCGCGGACAACTCTCCCAATTCCCTGCATATTTTACGTGTTTGATGTTCAATTGAAAATAACCCAAAGGTGGGGATCCCATTTTAAGTACGTAACATTATTTTTAGGAGCCTTTGTACGATTGTTGCCATGTTAGACATTTCAATGGCAATTGAATGATTTGGCTTGACATGAGCACAAGAGCATATATGGTCATTACGGATCTTTCATAAATGTCACATGGTGAAAGTCTATAATAATAATGCTTTTTAGAGTCGAGTGAATGTAGACCAAAGTGCAAGGAGAAAGGAGAAGTTGTTTGTCATCAACCAATTTGCTTCATGTTTTTTTATAAGTAAAAAAAGGTCTAGTCGATGAGAACTTTTGTTttctgaaaaaaagaaaaaagagaacttTGTGTAACTTTGAAGCTTTACTGGTGATATAAATATCGATATGTAATACCATACTAATGAGTGATTACGGAAAGAACCATATAATATGATCCAAATAGCATCCCTTTAAGTACTAACAAGGAACCAGGAACAAAACATGGTTAAGTTTTTCATATCAAGCTCATTTTAGAAGGCAATGGACTGAaaacttgacaaaatttacaGCTTCTTTACCAATCACAGTGCACTGTGGACATAATGGCAAAAAAGAATTACTCAATCAAAACAGGTTTGTCTACTTCTGCTGTTAATACTTGATCTTCCATAATATAGAGGAACGTTTATCATCCGTGGCTTGTTGCAATACTGATGATGTACTTTCTAGGTTACCAAGTGCCATGAGCTTAGTCTCTAATACATGTAACAACTCTTTATACCTTGATTGTTTTCTCTTCAATACTTTTTTGTAAGCAGTTAATCCAAGCCATTCGATTTCCCCTTTCCCCACTTCAAGAATTGGACGAAAATCTGAACCTGTTTTGAAGGAGAACATCCTCCTCTTGATGAGCTTTTTCATATACCTAGTAAAAAAAATGAAGCGCAAAAAGAGTGAATATGTGATGTAATCTCCCCATGCCATCAACCCCTTTCATTTAGAGTTGTTCCTGGTATTTTCATGTTCAAGAATTTAGACGAATTAATGGAGCTTGGATTTGAAATAATTCAAGAGGATCTGTAGCAATGTAGGTCCAACGCTAGCGTATAAAAAAAGCAAAAAGCACTAATGATGATATACTAGATGTTTCATACCTCAATGATTTTACCAAGGCATCTGCGTAAAAATTGGTGCTGAATCTATACAACCATGATAAATCAGAGATGTAGCAATGGAACTTCATGGCACAGATAAGAAAAGCTTGATAAATGTTGAGTCTGACCACAGCGGCTGAGTTTATGTTGGAATCATAGAATATAGGATGGGATTTTGGCCTAAGATAACTGCACAACTTCGTCTTTAAGTCCCGTCCTGGTTTATTTAGCCAGCCAACAGTGAGGGCTGAACTTAGCGGGGAATTCAAGTACCTGTCAGCAAAAGATCACATCAATAAGTATCTACCTATTAAATCAAATTCCTTGAGCATTGAGAAAGTTGATGAGAAAGAACGAGTACAAATATCAGGCAAATTTCCCAACGATTAAATTGTTTTAATAGGTTCGGTTATCAAAAATTGTTTTAATCGGTCAAAATACGGTTATAGTTAATGCCAGATGCTAAATAAAGTGGTAGTTGCCACAAAAACACCATTTCAGTCTACAAGACACCTCCTAGCCATTAACGACGAAATAAGATCTGTTACACACCAATTAGATCATCTTGAAAGCCAGAAATGCTTTGCACAACAAGCCACGGTGATCTTTCCTGTGGAAAGTACACAGTTTGTAAATGTACATGGATCTTTCTCATATTTACAGCAAGACAGACCTCTTCAAAATACTTGATGTTTTATCAACCAACTCTTGAAACTACAGTTCATGTAAGAGTTATTTTTGCTACACTATATGCTTTATAGGAAAGTATCAGTTTCTTCAGCAAGTGTGTTTGATTCCTAGAGTGGCCTGCTCCCCTTTATCATAATATAAACATTTAAGAAACACTACAATAAATAAGTTACCggtttaacaaaaataaaaaaaatataataaataaaataacaactcgCATGAAAATCGCAAGTGATGCCATGTTGCTACTAGGAAGATAGCTGACCTCGTGTAATCTGCCTGAATTTCCAAGGTCGAGCAGTTGATAAATAGTCCATTCCATCGAAGAAACGAGGTTCCATCTtcaacaacatataatctatccgATCCCAAACTTGGTATACCATTCATCTGAAAGTTTGTTCCAAATTTTTGTTCATTCATGTTGCAGTTGTAGGCACGAAATCCTCTCCGCAACCGGAAGAAGAACTTAGAAGCCTGATCCTTTGAGGTTGAGATGAAAAGCAAATCATCAATAAGCCTAAGCAACAGATAGTTAGGTTGATATGCTACAAGATGATTATATCTTGCAGCTGTATCATCAAGGAAACGTTCCTCTGAAGGAAATCCAGGGTCAGGTTTACAAGCTTTctcaagaaatggaaatattACTGAATTCTCAAGATGCCCATAATACAACGAACAGAGAAGAGAGGACAAAACACTTCCTTGTGGTATACCGACAGATTGCACGAAAAACTTGTTATCTAACTGCAGCACATTGCGCTTTACGTGCTCCTTCAAATGCTTTTGAAGCTGTTCTTTTCTTACTTCTCTGCCTTGAACCTGGAACATTCAGAAATTTAGATTTCGTTATAGCCACTTGTGGAAGTAAGTTTCTTAAAGCATATCTAATCCAGGTTATGTTTTACTGAAAGATGTAACTgttcatcaaattattattgtGGTTAATACAAAATGAAAAATCAGAAAACGATTCATTCTTCATTCTCTAGGAGTAGGATCTTAGGTTGATTCGCCCTTCCCAACCCATACCCCATTCCTCATAGATCATTAACCTTGGGATACCAACCTAGAGCTCAATGCAcaattttttctttgaacttCAAACATCCATGTTAATTTACATTGCCTCAATTTAGTTGGTTATTCAGTCAACCTCATGTGTTTCTTCTTTTGCAGAACAGTATTTCTCTATATGGAAATTGTAATATGTACAAAGTTGATCAAGGATGGGATGCAAAAGAATgcatgccttcagaaaaatataATCAGTACCAAAGAATTATGAAACAAATGCACATAGAAGTGAAAGAAGCCAAGTGAAGACCATGAAATGTACATGTAGATGTTTTTACTATAAGGCAGTTCAAAATAACGGTAGTAAGTATGTCCACTTTCAAACAAACACAATAAGGGccaaaaaattatgaaagaaatTCGCATACAAGTGAAAGAAGCCAAAAGACGACCATGAAATTTACATGTAGATATGTTTACCCTAAACCAGTTCAAAATATCCTACCTGTTGCTTTACAAAAATGCCACCCAGCGAGCGAGTGGGAAGACAAGAGACAACATTGGCAGGGTCAGGGGCATTCTCTTTACTCCTTAAAATCCAGTTTTGTGGTATCCGCAGTGATTTCTTAGTGCACACAACTTGAACAACTTTGCTAAAAAAATATTCATCCTCCAAATTGAGATCATCCACCACACTTAGTAGTTGATCTTGGTCTACTGAGTCAAAAGCTCCTTTGACATCTGATACAATGATGAATACTTCAGGTTTGACAGAAAAGCCACTCTTCAGATTTGATAAGAAAGGGACAAGCTTTTTATACACATTGTTGTAGTCAAATACAGATGAACCCAACCTCTCTGGTTGTTTTGCTACTATACTTTTGAGCACTAAATGCAAATCTTTGAGGACTTCATTAACAGAGTTGAAATTGTGACATTTGCCATTTTTACCACTGCCTACTTTTCTCTGACCTCTGGGCCGCAGAGGATGATTCACAGGCAAATTTAGTGATGCTTTAAGATTTGCCAGCATTCTTACCCCCCTTTTTTTTGGAAGTAGCCGAACTTTTGAGAACGCAAATGATCTAGGCCTTATTATTTTCCAGACATCTGGAGCATCTTTTTCTTCATAACCTTGCTCCCTTAAGCAAGTCATGGCTTTGGAAATAAGATTCTTCCAAGTAGGCTTGCGGTAATAAAATATATCTTGTTTCTCATGCTCAACTTCGGTGACGTAAAAGTTGGCTTGCAACAGTGgcacaacaaaagaagaaaacaaccaaaataTCCAGTGTTCTAgtattttatgtttcaataaaaaTGGATGTACATCTGATAGTGGAGAATAACTAGATACTTTAACTTTCCTCATGCACTGCTTGGACATGAATTTCTCAAACCTTCGTAGCTTAACAAGCTTGTAAATATTATTCGTTAGAACTCTCCAATTAGAAGGAGTCCCCAGCAAACCTATGGGGACTATACTTCGACAAGCAGCCCAAAGAAATGAAACAACTTGTTTCTTCAGACAATAACACTTGGTCGGCTCCAACTGAGAGGATTGTGGTTCTGGAGTTGTATTGCAACTTTCAGACTTGAAATCAGAGTGTGCCAATCCACTTTCTGGACAATCATTTGCAAGTATACCCGCCTCAGATTTGTTTCCCTGATACCAAACAGTTTCAGAACGTCACAAATTCAATGAATCATGTATCTGGAAATGCTAATTATGGAGAACTGAGTTGGACCATTCATTGAGTTTTCAGTTTTCACCAAGTGCACCTGGTTATGTCAGATAAAAAATGGAACCGCAGGAAAGGTCATATGAGCCAGATTTATTCTGACagataaaaataagagattgTAATAGGCAAcagactacaacaacaacaacaaacccagtgtattcccacatagtgaggtctggggagggtaagatgtatgcagtccatacctctacctctaaagaagtagacaggctgtttccgatagacccccggctcgagacacggaatactacacaaatacatagtaaagcatggaacaagatgacataacataaatacgacacccacaagtaatagaaaacagagaaaagtaaacagattcataataaagcatgaaacaaggtatcataacaagaataatacccccaccaagtaattccctacactagcgacccaaactgaccctagccttctgtcctaattcgcgtcctccagatcttcctatctagggtcatgtcctcagtgagctgtaactgctccatgtcccgcctaatcacctctccccagtacttcttcggcctaccctaccccgcctaaaaccatccaaagatagcctctcacacctacgaacaggggcatccatgcccctcctcatcatgtgtccgaaccatctcaatcggacttccggcatcttattctccactggagtcacaccaacctccTCCctaatagtctcattccgaactctatccccctagtcagcccacacatccaacgcaacatccgcatttccgccaccttcatttttttgaatgtgggagttcttaactggccaacactccgctccatacaacatggccggacggactgccaccctgtagaatttaaagcttgggcggcaccttcttatcacacaacacccttgaagcaagtttccacttcatccatctcgccccaatacggtgcgagacatccttgtcaatctcaccgttaccctgaatcacggtcccgagatacttgaaactattcctcttacataccacctgtgattccaacttcactactacctcattctccagcctcacgtcattaaacttgcattccaaatactctgtcttgctcctactcaacctgaaccctttagacttaagagtttgtctccacacctctaatttatcattcacacacacCCGCGTCTcaataatcaaaactacatcatttgcaaaaagcatacaccaaggcacctctccttaaATACGccacgtcaacacatccatcaccaaagcaaacaaaaagggactaagagtagatccctaatGCAATCCTGtaaagacagtgaaatgctctgagtctcctccagCTCCttacctgagttttagctccatcatacatgtccttaattgctctgatatatgccaccgggactccactcacctccaagcatctccctggggactttgtcgtatacgttctccaagtcgataaacaccatgtgcaggtccttcttcctttccctatactgttccaccagcctccgtaccaggtgaattgcctccgtcgtcgagcagccaggcataaatccaaactggttctccaaaatagacactatccgtctcagcctcacctcgaccactctctcccaaatcttcatagagtgactcaataacttaatacccctatagttattgcaactctgaatgtcacccttgatcttataaagagggatcatagtactccacctccaagcctcggtcattttcgccgtcttgaaaattttgttaaacaatccagtcaaccaccttaaaccgacctcgccagaaaactttcaaaaatccaccggtatctcatcaggccccgtcgcatcctgcgaacagcctctctaacctcctctaccttaaaacgtctacaataactaaaatcccgacactcctctgagtgctccagctcccctaacacaatagctctatccccttcgtcattcaagagcctatgaaaatacgactgccacctattctttatgtggccgtcctccaccaacactgtaccgtcctcccccttaatgcacttcacctggtcgaggtcacgacccttcctctccctagccttagcgagtctaaacaacttttttttccctcctttctcctgtaaccccgcatacaagctctcaaaagctgtcgtcttagccgccgtaactgctaacttagcctccttcctagctaacttggaatctttcctgtttacccgcttctcttcttcgtccttactctcaaccaacttagcatacgcccctttcttggtctccactttcttcttaacctcttcattccaccaccaatccccccgatgatgcccaGCTcgtagaaacacccaacacctcactagcattctccctgatgcacctagccaccctatctcacatactatccacgtccccctacactcccatatccccattcccgccaacttctcccctatctcccatgcattcactggcgtcaagccgccccacttaattctaggtctacactcctcaccccttctcttcctatccttccttatacccaaatccataaccaagagcctatgctggatcgaaagattctcactcgggatgaccttacagtccttacacaacaccctatcccctttcctaagcaacaaaaagtcaatctgggtcttggctatcgcgcttcggaaggtgatcaggtgatcgtccttcttcgggaagcccgagttcaccaccaccagcccaaagaacctcgcaaaatccaatagagtagccccctcttcatttctttccccaaaaccaaaaccaccatgcacatcaccaaagcctcccggtaacgcctcgatgtgcccattgaaatctcttGCTACagcaatcttctccgagctaggcacgcctctcaccacctcatccaaagtctcccaaaaccgcatcttctcctccccatccaagcccacttgcggcgcataagcactacacacgttcagggtaaaccccccaatgaccaacttaatagtcatcaacctatcgctgatcctctttacctctactacctgacctctaagctcttcatctactaagatgccaactccattcctacgcctctcgctcccagagtaccaaagcttgtaaccatccatatccctagccttagaccttacccacttggtctcctgaacacacgcagGCAACAGACTATCCCACAAATTGAAatactatccaaaatctcaaaaatatttgtGGCTCGGTTGATTAGTCTTTGGGAGTCAAATGGGAGAGTGTACCAATAAATTATGTTCATATCATTTTAAACTTCAAGGGACAGGAAACAAGAAAGGATGAACTAAAATTTTAAGTTCAACAAAGACTAACCTCCAAGATAGTTGCAGCAATTTTTTTGGCGCCTTGGCCCAATAATGGAGAAGAACAGTGTTTTTCCAACAGCCTTAAGTGTTGGCAGTGGTGAGCTTTGCGGATGAGAGATTTCAGCAACTTAATAATTGAGTGGTATCTAAGTAAAACAAGTGTTAGAAA is a genomic window containing:
- the LOC107839153 gene encoding telomerase reverse transcriptase isoform X2, coding for MAVKRRRVPVVLWRLFHNRARTLLNTILSLIPLKTSANCRCRGRRCFGCVGENEAMSFLLREDDPDDYKKLLNRCFVVVSDQAPPLRSYDTHCRWPHLELVRRTIEMTINEQCRSSNILSFGYDKTSRFSNTVELLTSPSWSLLLTRIGDVLMVYLLKSTSIFLRLPRNKYHQVAGVPISDLCIKSHLRISATTYKSSLPHPESWKKRSVDEVYSSTRKEMGIRKKCVMKKLSTEPTVSAEANSACCEVLPSTEGPCYSNRHTSSHGKRKRQFKWQRQSKNRPLKAQGTHSLIPCMSSSTKDEWLGDLKCDVRSNSRPLEKINALCSCCLVFETLSEVNKELQINRRTIFYNLESCSSVFPSEHILNSLKANYSGATRLFKEIFGCLGGNVTTQVAPCVHSSNCHLTASSCLYHSIIKLLKSLIRKAHHCQHLRLLEKHCSSPLLGQGAKKIAATILEVQGREVRKEQLQKHLKEHVKRNVLQLDNKFFVQSVGIPQGSVLSSLLCSLYYGHLENSVIFPFLEKACKPDPGFPSEERFLDDTAARYNHLVAYQPNYLLLRLIDDLLFISTSKDQASKFFFRLRRGFRAYNCNMNEQKFGTNFQMNGIPSLGSDRLYVVEDGTSFLRWNGLFINCSTLEIQADYTRYLNSPLSSALTVGWLNKPGRDLKTKLCSYLRPKSHPIFYDSNINSAAVVRLNIYQAFLICAMKFHCYISDLSWLYRFSTNFYADALVKSLRYMKKLIKRRMFSFKTGSDFRPILEVGKGEIEWLGLTAYKKVLKRKQSRYKELLHVLETKLMALGNLESTSSVLQQATDDKRSSILWKIKY
- the LOC107839153 gene encoding telomerase reverse transcriptase isoform X1 is translated as MAVKRRRVPVVLWRLFHNRARTLLNTILSLIPLKTSANCRCRGRRCFGCVGENEAMSFLLREDDPDDYKKLLNRCFVVVSDQAPPLRSYDTHCRWPHLELVRRTIEMTINEQCRSSNILSFGYDKTSRFSNTVELLTSPSWSLLLTRIGDVLMVYLLKSTSIFLRLPRNKYHQVAGVPISDLCIKSHLRISATTYKSSLPHPESWKKRSVDEVYSSTRKEMGIRKKCVMKKLSTEPTVSAEANSACCEVLPSTEGPCYSNRHTSSHGKRKRQFKWQRQSKNRPLKAQGTHSLIPCMSSSTKDEWLGDLKCDVRSNSRPLEKINALCSCCLVFETLSEVNKELQINRRTIFYNLESCSSVFPSEHILNSLKANYSGATRLFKEIFGCLGGNVTTQVAPCVHSSNCHLTASSCLYHSIIKLLKSLIRKAHHCQHLRLLEKHCSSPLLGQGAKKIAATILEGNKSEAGILANDCPESGLAHSDFKSESCNTTPEPQSSQLEPTKCYCLKKQVVSFLWAACRSIVPIGLLGTPSNWRVLTNNIYKLVKLRRFEKFMSKQCMRKVKVSSYSPLSDVHPFLLKHKILEHWIFWLFSSFVVPLLQANFYVTEVEHEKQDIFYYRKPTWKNLISKAMTCLREQGYEEKDAPDVWKIIRPRSFAFSKVRLLPKKRGVRMLANLKASLNLPVNHPLRPRGQRKVGSGKNGKCHNFNSVNEVLKDLHLVLKSIVAKQPERLGSSVFDYNNVYKKLVPFLSNLKSGFSVKPEVFIIVSDVKGAFDSVDQDQLLSVVDDLNLEDEYFFSKVVQVVCTKKSLRIPQNWILRSKENAPDPANVVSCLPTRSLGGIFVKQQVQGREVRKEQLQKHLKEHVKRNVLQLDNKFFVQSVGIPQGSVLSSLLCSLYYGHLENSVIFPFLEKACKPDPGFPSEERFLDDTAARYNHLVAYQPNYLLLRLIDDLLFISTSKDQASKFFFRLRRGFRAYNCNMNEQKFGTNFQMNGIPSLGSDRLYVVEDGTSFLRWNGLFINCSTLEIQADYTRYLNSPLSSALTVGWLNKPGRDLKTKLCSYLRPKSHPIFYDSNINSAAVVRLNIYQAFLICAMKFHCYISDLSWLYRFSTNFYADALVKSLRYMKKLIKRRMFSFKTGSDFRPILEVGKGEIEWLGLTAYKKVLKRKQSRYKELLHVLETKLMALGNLESTSSVLQQATDDKRSSILWKIKY